One window from the genome of Rufibacter tibetensis encodes:
- a CDS encoding ATP-binding protein has product MTNKIRVSCDRENLKVIRAFVADTLTPAHLSDILLNQIVLSVDEICANLIIHSNKEDSRKNLCLTIYYNKKEIVIELEDTGIPFNLDNYIEPDIEENIKVRKKGGVGVALVKRIMDKVEYSVQGSNNICRLHKYLA; this is encoded by the coding sequence ATGACTAACAAGATCCGGGTCAGTTGCGACAGGGAAAATCTTAAAGTTATCCGCGCTTTTGTGGCGGATACGCTAACTCCTGCGCATTTGTCTGATATCCTGTTAAACCAAATTGTTTTGTCCGTAGACGAGATCTGCGCCAATCTGATCATCCATTCCAACAAGGAAGACAGCCGGAAAAACCTTTGTCTAACCATCTACTACAATAAGAAAGAAATTGTGATAGAACTGGAAGATACCGGCATTCCTTTCAATCTGGATAACTACATTGAACCTGATATTGAAGAGAATATCAAGGTTCGTAAAAAAGGCGGCGTGGGTGTGGCATTGGTAAAACGTATCATGGACAAGGTGGAGTACAGTGTACAAGGCTCAAATAACATTTGCCGGCTGCATAAGTACTTGGCGTAG
- a CDS encoding peptidylprolyl isomerase: MKIRISFSSFFKCLLLVCVLACFTQRAEAQQATLIDNIVAKVGGHIILRSELEFQHANAVGQGYKSPNLRCEILRSLVQNKLLLARAEVDSVIVEENTINAELDGRLNQFVAQIGSQEKLEAYYNKPMSEIRNDLRRSLKEQLTVQKMEREISGKMKVTPKEVQQYFNRIPKDSLPYFSTEVEVGQIVKIAQIGTAQKQAAREQLEGIRKRILAGEDFAALARQYSQDPGSGAQGGELGFFKKRELVPEYEAAALKLQPGETSPVIESMFGFHIIQLLERRGEEFNTRHILIKPATAQVDVQLTTHQLDSIRALIMKDTLSFAKAAKDFSDDMATKGNGGMITLPNSPTTYIPVDKLDPSIFFVIDTMQVGSISPPLPYRTEDGKEALRILYLKSKTPPHQANLRDDYQKIAAAALADKRNRAISEWFEKNKDTVFVDIVPDFKTCSLDD, translated from the coding sequence ATGAAAATCAGGATTTCTTTTTCTTCTTTTTTTAAGTGCCTTCTTCTGGTCTGCGTTTTAGCTTGCTTTACGCAACGGGCAGAAGCCCAGCAGGCCACGCTGATAGACAACATTGTGGCAAAAGTAGGAGGCCATATCATTTTACGCTCAGAACTGGAGTTTCAGCATGCCAATGCCGTGGGGCAAGGATACAAATCACCTAACCTGCGTTGCGAGATTCTGCGTTCACTGGTACAGAACAAACTCCTTTTGGCCCGTGCCGAAGTGGACTCTGTCATTGTGGAGGAAAACACCATCAACGCTGAATTAGACGGCCGTTTAAATCAATTTGTTGCCCAAATAGGGAGCCAGGAAAAACTGGAAGCCTACTATAACAAGCCTATGAGCGAGATCAGAAATGATCTTCGCAGAAGTTTGAAAGAGCAGCTAACGGTTCAGAAAATGGAGCGTGAGATTTCCGGCAAAATGAAGGTAACGCCTAAAGAGGTGCAACAATACTTCAACCGTATTCCCAAAGACAGCTTGCCTTACTTCTCCACTGAAGTGGAAGTAGGCCAGATTGTGAAAATTGCCCAGATTGGAACTGCCCAAAAGCAAGCCGCCAGAGAGCAGCTGGAGGGAATCCGGAAGCGTATTCTAGCTGGTGAAGATTTCGCGGCGTTGGCCCGTCAATATTCTCAGGACCCAGGGTCAGGAGCACAGGGCGGAGAACTTGGTTTCTTCAAGAAACGGGAGTTGGTACCAGAATACGAGGCTGCTGCGTTGAAATTACAGCCTGGTGAAACCTCTCCGGTAATTGAGTCTATGTTCGGTTTCCACATCATTCAGTTGCTGGAGCGCCGGGGCGAAGAGTTCAATACTCGCCATATTCTCATCAAACCTGCCACGGCTCAGGTAGACGTGCAGCTAACCACACATCAACTGGACAGCATCAGGGCGCTTATCATGAAAGATACTCTGTCTTTTGCCAAAGCTGCCAAAGACTTTTCAGATGACATGGCTACCAAAGGCAATGGCGGGATGATCACCTTGCCAAACAGCCCTACCACGTACATTCCGGTAGACAAATTAGACCCTTCTATCTTCTTCGTGATTGATACCATGCAGGTAGGTTCTATCAGCCCGCCGCTGCCGTACCGTACCGAAGATGGCAAAGAAGCGCTTCGTATCCTTTATCTTAAATCTAAAACCCCTCCGCACCAGGCGAACCTGCGTGATGACTACCAGAAAATTGCAGCGGCGGCCCTGGCCGATAAGCGCAATAGAGCGATTTCGGAGTGGTTTGAGAAAAACAAAGACACTGTGTTTGTTGACATAGTGCCTGATTTTAAAACCTGTAGTTTAGACGACTAA
- a CDS encoding AAA family ATPase, which translates to MPPFASDKEAADALHHAYKRLTDEISQTIIGQEEVVKLVLTAVFCQGHCLLVGVPGLAKTLLIQTISNSLDLSFNRVQFTPDLMPSDILGSETLDNNRQFQFVQGPVFANIVLADEINRTPPKTQAALLEAMQEYSVTVAGHNYKLPRPFFVLATQNPIEQEGTYPLPEAQLDRFMFHISLSYPSYEAELQIVKNTTGDRRHTPSVVLHADEITAFQQLVRRVPVTDNVVEYAVKLVHKTRPDTAMAGPQTNQYLEWGAGPRASQHLIMGAKCNALIRGKYSPDIEDVQAVAVPILRHRLVRNFKAEAEGITVEQIIKGLL; encoded by the coding sequence ATGCCTCCCTTTGCCTCTGACAAAGAAGCTGCAGATGCGCTTCACCATGCTTATAAGCGTTTAACCGATGAGATCTCCCAGACCATAATTGGTCAGGAGGAAGTGGTGAAACTGGTGCTGACTGCCGTTTTTTGTCAGGGGCATTGTCTTTTGGTAGGTGTACCGGGCTTAGCCAAAACGCTCCTGATCCAGACCATTTCCAACTCTCTGGATCTATCGTTTAACCGGGTACAGTTCACGCCAGACTTAATGCCCTCTGACATTCTGGGGTCTGAGACCTTAGATAATAACCGCCAGTTCCAGTTTGTGCAAGGCCCGGTGTTTGCCAACATTGTGCTAGCTGATGAAATCAACCGGACGCCGCCTAAAACCCAGGCAGCGCTTCTGGAGGCGATGCAGGAATATTCGGTGACGGTGGCTGGCCATAATTACAAGTTGCCGCGTCCGTTCTTCGTGCTGGCTACCCAAAACCCCATTGAACAGGAAGGAACCTATCCATTGCCTGAGGCGCAGCTAGACCGCTTCATGTTCCACATCTCGCTCTCCTACCCTTCTTATGAGGCAGAACTACAGATTGTGAAAAACACCACCGGTGACCGCAGGCACACCCCATCTGTCGTTTTACACGCCGATGAGATCACAGCCTTCCAGCAGTTGGTGCGCCGCGTTCCTGTGACGGATAATGTGGTGGAATACGCCGTGAAACTGGTGCACAAAACCCGTCCTGACACCGCCATGGCCGGACCGCAAACAAACCAATACCTGGAATGGGGCGCTGGTCCCCGGGCATCTCAGCACCTGATCATGGGAGCCAAATGCAACGCTTTGATCAGAGGAAAGTACTCCCCAGATATTGAAGATGTGCAGGCGGTAGCAGTTCCTATTCTGCGTCACCGTTTGGTACGAAATTTCAAGGCTGAGGCTGAAGGCATCACCGTAGAGCAAATCATTAAAGGTTTGTTGTAA
- a CDS encoding peptidylprolyl isomerase: MRVSSLYVGLSALLLFQCTSPKKAAEPVLLTIGPEKVPVSEFAYVYEKNNSTGDSAFSNASVNEYLDLYTNFKLKVAEAKSRGLDTTQAFKSELSGYKEQLAQPFLTEKSVTDQLVREAYERLKKEVNATHILISVDMEADPKDTLAAYQKITDLRQQAINGASFESLAQRFSEDPSARENNGNLGYFTALQMVYPFENAAFNTPEGQISQPVRTRFGYHIIKVNEVRPAQGEIRVAHIMVRAQQGLPKADSLAAKKKIDEIYSRVLRKEDWNKLTSQFSEDAASADNGGELPWFGTGRMIPSFEESAFALAKPGAITPPVQTVYGWHIIKLLERKELPTYEEMEASLRNRIAKDSRSELNKAAFLRRIKTENKFQENPSIKEAVLKLADSTLLAGKWKFNVPAEPKNLPTATLFTINGQPFTVGSFATYIEANQRSRQNASPAHAMNLLYDKFVETSLFDYEREHLEEKHQDYKMLVNEYHDGILLFQLMEEKVWAKAVEDTVGLKAFFEANQDKYMWGERAQATILSAANPTVLAEAQSLMRAGKFQSIRNKPMDVLFTSGNSTLSKAAMAQLDQLVVGTQADSTITLELTGSMDARESANRRNSTLPARRASAVKAYLQQKGMEADKIQIVPASQEAIGTRRVSVRTYTSDVQALAENLNQRNPLALQVTSRKFQRGENKILDGVTWKPGTYNLTQDGRSILVKIDRVDPPGPKKLNETRGAAISDYQTYLEQEWIKELRQKYPISVNQTEVQKLIKK; encoded by the coding sequence ATGCGAGTTTCTTCTTTGTATGTGGGCCTAAGTGCCCTGCTCCTTTTCCAGTGCACCTCCCCTAAAAAGGCCGCTGAACCTGTTCTTCTCACCATTGGCCCAGAAAAAGTTCCTGTTTCTGAGTTTGCCTATGTATATGAGAAAAACAACAGCACCGGAGACAGTGCTTTCTCCAACGCCAGTGTAAACGAGTACCTGGATCTGTACACCAATTTCAAACTGAAGGTGGCAGAAGCCAAGAGCCGGGGTCTGGACACTACGCAGGCATTTAAATCAGAACTCAGCGGTTACAAAGAACAATTAGCCCAACCTTTCCTCACCGAGAAAAGTGTCACTGATCAACTGGTACGCGAAGCTTATGAGCGCCTGAAGAAAGAAGTAAATGCCACGCACATTCTGATCTCAGTAGACATGGAGGCTGACCCTAAAGACACGTTGGCAGCCTACCAAAAAATCACTGACCTGCGGCAGCAAGCCATAAACGGTGCCTCGTTTGAGTCATTGGCCCAACGTTTCTCAGAAGACCCATCGGCAAGGGAGAACAATGGTAACCTGGGTTATTTCACCGCCCTGCAAATGGTCTATCCGTTTGAGAACGCGGCCTTCAACACACCGGAGGGGCAAATCTCTCAACCGGTAAGAACCCGTTTTGGCTACCACATCATAAAAGTAAACGAAGTACGTCCGGCCCAGGGCGAGATACGGGTGGCCCACATCATGGTGAGAGCCCAACAGGGTTTACCCAAAGCAGACTCCCTGGCCGCCAAGAAGAAAATAGACGAAATCTACAGCCGGGTGCTCCGCAAGGAAGACTGGAACAAACTCACCTCCCAATTCTCTGAAGACGCAGCCTCAGCTGACAATGGCGGAGAACTTCCGTGGTTTGGTACCGGACGCATGATTCCTTCCTTTGAGGAGTCAGCTTTTGCCTTGGCTAAGCCAGGTGCCATTACGCCTCCTGTGCAAACTGTATATGGGTGGCACATCATCAAATTACTGGAACGCAAAGAACTTCCAACTTATGAAGAGATGGAAGCCTCGCTGCGGAACCGAATCGCGAAAGACTCCCGATCTGAACTAAATAAAGCCGCGTTCCTGCGTCGCATCAAAACCGAGAACAAGTTCCAGGAAAACCCTTCCATCAAAGAAGCAGTTTTAAAATTAGCTGACTCTACCCTGTTGGCTGGCAAATGGAAATTCAATGTTCCCGCTGAGCCGAAGAACCTGCCCACGGCTACCCTTTTCACCATCAACGGGCAGCCGTTTACAGTAGGCAGCTTTGCTACTTACATAGAGGCCAATCAACGTTCGCGCCAGAATGCTTCTCCGGCCCATGCCATGAACCTGCTGTATGACAAGTTTGTGGAAACCAGCCTCTTTGACTATGAGCGTGAACATCTGGAAGAAAAACACCAAGACTACAAAATGCTGGTAAACGAGTACCATGACGGTATACTGTTGTTCCAGTTAATGGAAGAGAAAGTATGGGCCAAAGCAGTGGAAGACACGGTAGGCCTAAAAGCATTTTTTGAGGCGAACCAGGACAAATACATGTGGGGAGAACGTGCTCAGGCTACCATCCTAAGTGCAGCTAACCCTACTGTTTTGGCAGAGGCACAGTCCCTGATGCGGGCCGGGAAGTTCCAGTCAATCAGGAACAAACCAATGGATGTCTTGTTTACTTCAGGCAACAGCACACTTAGCAAAGCCGCAATGGCTCAATTAGACCAATTAGTTGTCGGCACACAAGCAGATAGCACCATCACCCTGGAACTTACCGGATCCATGGATGCCCGCGAAAGCGCAAACCGCAGAAACTCTACCTTACCTGCCCGCCGGGCTTCTGCTGTGAAGGCCTACCTTCAGCAAAAAGGGATGGAAGCGGATAAAATCCAGATAGTACCAGCCTCACAGGAAGCCATTGGTACCCGCCGTGTTTCTGTAAGAACCTACACGTCTGATGTGCAGGCCCTGGCCGAGAACCTGAACCAGCGTAACCCATTGGCCCTGCAGGTAACCTCCCGCAAATTCCAGCGTGGTGAAAACAAGATACTGGACGGAGTAACCTGGAAACCGGGTACGTACAACCTCACGCAGGACGGCAGATCTATCCTAGTTAAGATTGACCGCGTTGACCCGCCTGGCCCTAAGAAGCTAAACGAAACCCGTGGTGCGGCCATCTCAGACTACCAGACTTACCTGGAGCAGGAATGGATCAAGGAACTGCGTCAGAAATACCCAATTAGTGTAAACCAGACAGAAGTGCAGAAGCTTATCAAGAAGTAA